A genomic segment from Pyrodictium occultum encodes:
- a CDS encoding archaemetzincin family Zn-dependent metalloprotease, translated as MGLMILVAGAAGEPWESLEWLAARLSEAYTGAAARVLERQVPLPPGAYDPGRGQYLSEALLEEAVRLRRATGADLLLLVARTDAYSPGLNFVFGQAVLGGGAAVVYTARLRPEFYGHAPDEALYRLRLLKEALHELGHALGLGHCSNPRCVMSFSNSIVEVGAKEPRYCSRCAARLAGLGVAVSPGYLLAD; from the coding sequence ATGGGACTCATGATACTCGTCGCAGGGGCCGCGGGGGAGCCGTGGGAGAGCCTGGAGTGGCTCGCCGCCAGGCTCTCCGAGGCCTACACGGGGGCTGCGGCCAGGGTCCTCGAGAGGCAGGTCCCCCTGCCCCCAGGGGCCTACGACCCGGGGCGGGGCCAGTACCTCAGCGAGGCCCTGCTCGAGGAGGCGGTGAGGCTCCGCCGCGCCACGGGGGCGGACCTGCTGCTCCTCGTCGCCCGGACGGATGCCTACAGCCCCGGGCTCAACTTCGTCTTCGGCCAGGCCGTCCTCGGCGGCGGCGCGGCCGTGGTCTACACCGCCAGGCTCCGCCCCGAGTTCTACGGCCATGCGCCCGACGAGGCCCTCTACAGGCTGAGGCTGCTGAAGGAGGCGCTCCACGAGCTAGGCCACGCCCTGGGCCTCGGCCACTGCAGCAACCCCCGCTGCGTGATGAGCTTCAGCAACAGCATAGTGGAGGTCGGCGCGAAGGAGCCCAGGTACTGCAGCCGCTGCGCCGCCAGGCTGGCGGGCCTGGGGGTGGCGGTCTCGCCGGGCTACCTACTTGCAGACTAG
- a CDS encoding universal stress protein, producing MPVREPSSLPGGRAVEPSGCSYRHALVGLDLSRVSDLLVSWLPSLQRVGTRVLTLVHAIPLEEVEHVAAGYPVDRLEEELRQEALERLKAYAAELRSRGFEVEILRPVAGVPAVVLAEEAARLGADYIVVAERGQGWLRRILLGSTSEEVAQIADRSVLVSKPYVRAEGERSLQAPGDPWGGPLLAALALDEGDEPVLCRAVEAASRTGARLVLLHVLEEGEDEEEARRRLEELAERARSRGAGEVEAMVAKGKPSRAILGEAARLDANIIFIGAGGERGRELGTTAEAVLRRAKVHVLVCK from the coding sequence TTGCCGGTTCGAGAGCCGTCTAGCCTCCCCGGGGGCCGCGCTGTGGAGCCCAGCGGCTGCAGCTACAGGCACGCGCTGGTGGGATTAGACCTATCCAGGGTATCGGATCTCCTCGTCTCCTGGCTCCCGAGCCTCCAGAGGGTGGGCACGAGAGTGCTCACCCTCGTCCACGCCATACCCCTGGAGGAGGTCGAGCACGTCGCCGCCGGCTACCCCGTGGACAGGCTGGAGGAGGAGTTGAGGCAGGAGGCCTTGGAGAGGCTTAAGGCCTACGCGGCCGAGCTGAGGAGCCGGGGCTTCGAGGTCGAAATCCTCAGGCCCGTGGCCGGTGTGCCCGCTGTGGTGCTGGCCGAGGAGGCGGCGAGGCTCGGCGCCGACTACATAGTGGTGGCCGAGCGGGGCCAGGGCTGGCTCCGCCGCATCCTCCTAGGCAGCACGAGCGAGGAGGTGGCCCAGATAGCCGACCGGAGCGTCCTGGTCTCCAAGCCCTACGTCAGGGCCGAGGGGGAGAGGAGCCTCCAGGCCCCCGGCGACCCCTGGGGCGGCCCCCTCCTCGCCGCCCTGGCCCTGGACGAGGGCGACGAGCCGGTCCTATGCAGGGCCGTGGAGGCCGCCTCGAGGACGGGGGCTAGGCTGGTCCTGCTCCACGTGCTCGAGGAGGGCGAGGACGAGGAGGAGGCCCGCAGGAGGCTCGAGGAGCTGGCCGAGAGGGCCCGCTCGCGGGGAGCGGGGGAGGTGGAGGCCATGGTAGCCAAGGGTAAGCCTTCGCGGGCGATACTAGGCGAGGCGGCCAGGCTGGACGCCAACATCATATTCATAGGCGCCGGCGGCGAGAGGGGCAGGGAGCTGGGCACGACGGCTGAGGCCGTGCTCCGGCGCGCCAAAGTGCACGTGCTAGTCTGCAAGTAG